The region ACACCATGCTGTTGGGTGTGTCTGGGAGCTGAGATGACATCGACGCCACTTCGCTTCCGGTGGAATTTGAACCCGGGCCCCCTTCTGAAAAATTCACCTGAAGGACAAACATATGAAGCTTGTTTAGTGACTGCTCCTGGAACAATGCAAAAATGTTCTTTCTAACCGCGGTAAAATAATAACCCTATCAGATGTACCAATGTATTGTCACCTGTAATAATTAAATTTGTCAAATAACAAAGAGGCAGCCTGGAAAATAATCTTCTGCTCGATGTTTgcattaaacacgttttaaagttcattaataaataaaacatagagGAAACGAGCACAATTATGAATTCTCTAAAACCGCTTGTAAATTATACCACatggaattatttttaaaaaatgaaagaaaaaaggagcATCATTATTTGTGGATTGTTTAAGATCCAACAGAGTTATTCTTTGAGTAACACAAAGGTTAAGCCTCTTTCTGCATTGCACAGTACACTAATGGGAAGATTATTTCTGCAATTATTATCTAGAACAATTCAGAGCACATGCACACAAAAAGTCTGTTTGCGCTTCGCTTGATGCTCTCCTCCCGATAAGAGAAAGGTGCGTGCTGGAGTGCAGTCTCCGCGGACAGAGTGTGCTTTGTGTCTGCTGCTGGCACTCACCAGTTGCTGAAACGCAGGCTGGTCTATGTCACTCTGCAGTGCGAAGTCGCTCAGTACTTTCCAAGGCGGTTGGTAACTCTGCACCTCCACTGGGTTCGCCTGCAAACCACCGTCATGTCTCTCTGGACTAGCCGCCACCATTGGAGTTCCCGTCATTCCCTGGATATTCTGCAGGCAATCCcaaagaaaataattgaaatcTCAGAACTCTTCAAATACAACCGGCTTTCAGTTTGCTATAATGACCAagtaaaaacattaaaggaatcttaaaagacattttttcctCACATTTAACACTAAGTTTTTGCACATATTCCCCTGCTAGTCAACGTCTGCCGATTGAATTTTAAATCAcgtataaataaatactttgttGTGCGCCAAGAATCTGTCGATGTGAAATATTGAGGAGTTTTCACTAATTTAGCATATATTATTGTGTATTAAGTCATATTactcttttctttacttttgagTGCAACAACTGGCCAGAATGATTCTATTGATATATCAACGTTTTAAAAGAATGTATGAAAATACCATCTACGCGttatccatccagtttctgaACTTCCATTCCCTATTAAGCTGGAGAAGATGATAGGCAGCAGCGAGTGCAAGGCACTCTGGACGCCGGTTCATTGAGGGTTCTACTCACGCAAACACCAAATCCCACTAATTTTAGTATCCATTTAAATATGCAGTGGGACATAGACCTATAttcacatggaaagaacatgcaaactccacgtggaTCGTGACTCTAGGAGTCCAAACCGCAGGTATATCCAAAGCACTGAGACAGCCGAATACTGATGTCTCTACCAAAATTTGGCAAAACTATTCGAAAGAATCTGTCTCAGACACCTTTGAACGAGAATCAATCcactaaaattatgaaaatgtaagTGAAATAATGTGTTTAGATCTATGCATCTTTTTGGATCAATGTTTATCAATGACCGTTGCGAAAAAAGAACCTCTTCGATTCCATGATGAAAAACCTGCCTATGTAGAACTGCAAACACATTCCCCGTCTCTGCCAGTAAGTcatattttgaaagtgaacacCGATATCTGTCGTATGCGTCACATTTTCGGTCTCCCCCTATAAGTTAAATAGACTTAAGGAAATGCGTGCCTGCTTTGCCTTAGTCCATTTCTTCTCGCCGTTAGTTCGTTATATTCCCGTGCAGTGGTCCTCACCGTTTTGTCATTAGGTTGCTGTTGCTGGAGTTGCTTCATGAGGATACTTCTTTTCTTGTCCTTGCAGCGTTTGTTCTGAAACCAAACCCGAATAACTCGTGGACTAAGGCCAGTCATTTCCACCAGCTGTTCCTTCATAAGGGCATCTGGCCTCGGATTGGCAGCGTAGCAAGTCCTGAGAGTGTGGAGTTGCTTCTCATTGAGCACCGTCCTTACTCGGGTTGTCTTCTCTGGCTGTTTGTGAACATGAGGCCGTAGAACTGGCTGTCTGGCAGATATTGGCtctgctgtaaaataaaatagagacatatttataatatttaattaagGCGCTTACTTCCACCTATCCTTGTAAAAGTGTCAATATGGCCTTAATAAGACGACAGATCAGTTCATGTTTTCATCTTATACACTTTTCCCCGCACAAactgaaatgtataaaaaatattgtataaaattaatttctatttacaaaaataaatagtacaagaaaaggaaaatcaTATCatataacatattatatatatattacatattatatatacacactcaaACATTGCGCGACGAATGATcgtaaaagcaaaattaaaacgaAGAAACAAATGCTTATTATTTATCGAATTGTATATTGAGGTTAAGGAAACAATAAACATTCGTCTAAATTTCAATGCGTCCGCTTATTGACACGGAGTAATTAGCAACATGCCGATtttctctttaaaatatattagatGCAATTTTACAGGACTAAATCGGTCCCTTTCCTTAACTGATAATATAATACAAAACACTTCTTGGCGATTCTATGTCAATTGTTAATACAACATGTGAGATTATACAATATAAGACCCACAGAAACTCGTCAGAACATCTTCACTGGTCACTGCAAATATCTAACGTTCCGTAGCATGAGCGTTGTGCTCAGATGGAATTACAAATGTGAATtgcacagttttaaaataaatcacagtgataataattaaataaaaatatataaatatttagatatcagtttaaatattcaaacaaaccaCGAAAAAAGAGATTAAAACTGGGTTCTCAAAGTAAGTACTTTATTTACGTCGTGCGACTCTTGAAATAATTTCTCACTTCTGTAGATTGCCGCATAAAGCTATTAAGAAGCCCCGTGTGTGTGTCAGCACGAAATGGACTGCTGCAGCGGGGTTTAGTGATAAAATTAAGGCACACGCGTGAAGAACTCCAGCTGTGTGCTCTTACTAGATCATATAAAACTCTCTGATGAGACAGGATCAGTTTAAATGTCAATTAGTGCAGATTAGATTGTTGACAGTTTTAAATTACATCTCAGGTATAAGTCGTTTAGCAGGGGTGGTTTCCGTTGGACGTTTAaagttttccttttctcttttttaattacataatGAAATATTGGCTTGGTTCATCACTGTAGTCCTTAAACCTGTTTGTAttacttttatctatctatcaattgatATTTGTTAGAAATGataagacaaaaaatatatatatttaaatttaaaaacaaatacaatgttGGTTTATCTATATACTTTATCAACTTGTATTCGCAATCACATGATATATAAGGATAAGGGTGTATTGGTTAAAGGGaaagttaaatatatttgttttactaGCCGAACGGGTTAAAAGCTATACCAGCGCTCAAAAAGACACTTTCTGCTAAGATTAAGTCTAAACTTGAATGGGAAAGTACGGACCTACAAGGTTAATAGGATGAAATTATCTTAATTGCTGCAGAAGGCACTTGAGGTCGGCCATGCTCCTAACCTGCTGTTAAAAGACACATAACATACCTGCCATCTGTAAAGGTCTTGTAGGGTTTAAAGGGCTGAGGGGGTCCCCAGCTCCCATTGTTGCTCTTTCTACGACATCGTGATCAGCTCTACAGAAAAGGCCGTCTTCCCTGAGAGCAAACTCGTCCCCGGGGATGAGCTGCCGGCTGCAGGCCACACAGCGAAAGCATTCGATATGGTACACCTTGGAGCGCGCTCTCATCACGAAGTCGTTCTTACTGAAGCCTATGCTACATTTTGCACATTTGATTCCGTATaacctaaaagaaagaaatatatatatatatatatgtatatattaaaaaaaaaatcgtttAAGGAAATAGAAATAGCTAAGGCGCATTCAAATGTACACTTTTAAAGTGACGTTTATGCATAGTCACAGTATAAAAAAGTTAGCAGAAGATGAAAATATTTCAACGCAGCAGCAATAAAGTATGCATAACAATTTAAATCAAGACAGGGCATAAAACTCTTTTAATATTCAAAACTGAGAGGTACACTTTGACAAAGGGCATCACATTGTTCTTACAAGTCTTCTAAACATTGCCCACATTATACTTTGAATGAAATTCATTCCAGATCACAGATTTTTTTCCCCACGAAACACATATCGAAAACGTGTTCTGTCTACACTGCACATCCTAGAAAACCTTTGAGTTTATACATTCTTATTGAATTTTGGCAACGGAGGTACCACTTGTCGCAACAAAAGCCAAGCAGCGACAGTGAACCTAGCCAAAATATTctgattattattcttatttataaGTTATCTACCTGGCAAGTGTAATAAATAGGTATGCT is a window of Erpetoichthys calabaricus chromosome 7, fErpCal1.3, whole genome shotgun sequence DNA encoding:
- the isl1a gene encoding insulin gene enhancer protein isl-1 isoform X1 yields the protein MGDMGDPPKKKRLMSLCVGCGNQIHDQYILRVSPDLEWHAACLKCAECNQYLDESCTCFVRDGKTYCKRDYIRLYGIKCAKCSIGFSKNDFVMRARSKVYHIECFRCVACSRQLIPGDEFALREDGLFCRADHDVVERATMGAGDPLSPLNPTRPLQMAAEPISARQPVLRPHVHKQPEKTTRVRTVLNEKQLHTLRTCYAANPRPDALMKEQLVEMTGLSPRVIRVWFQNKRCKDKKRSILMKQLQQQQPNDKTNIQGMTGTPMVAASPERHDGGLQANPVEVQSYQPPWKVLSDFALQSDIDQPAFQQLVNFSEGGPGSNSTGSEVASMSSQLPDTPNSMVSSPIEA
- the isl1a gene encoding insulin gene enhancer protein isl-1 isoform X2 gives rise to the protein MGDMGDPPKKKRLMSLCVGCGNQIHDQYILRVSPDLEWHAACLKCAECNQYLDESCTCFVRDGKTYCKRDYIRLYGIKCAKCSIGFSKNDFVMRARSKVYHIECFRCVACSRQLIPGDEFALREDGLFCRADHDVVERATMGAGDPLSPLNPTRPLQMAAEPISARQPVLRPHVHKQPEKTTRVRTVLNEKQLHTLRTCYAANPRPDALMKEQLVEMTGLSPRVIRVWFQNKRCKDKKRSILMKQLQQQQPNDKTVRTTAREYNELTARRNGLRQSRISRE